The window GTTATAATcctaaacaagaataaaataattattaaacaaataaacaagtaatagtcaatcaacaactcaacaacaaacaatcaagaaaccacaaatcacgcacagagaagctatgaaaaacaaaataaaaaatgtatagccGATTCTTACCTGGATTGTTGCCTTGCCGATGAGCAATTTGATTTCTTCGGGAGTCCGCAATTCTATTCTGTCGCTAAAGGGCTTGGGACTTGGGAGAgaaattttgtagaattgaggtggggcggatcagaggatatgggatgaatttggtctcatccttgtaaatggacgggacttgattggactaagacattgatgtacgacggtttttgaaacaaccgtcgctattagcaacgttttttcaaaaaactgtcgctaatagtgactgtttgaattaaaaccgtcgccgatccacATCGACGACGGGtgtactaaaaccgtcgcaaatattagcgacggtttctgaaaaaccgtcgctaaaaaaaaaaagtgggctgGGCTACAGTCCAGTACAGCCCTAGAATAAATCCGTCTCTGCCTCCAGTGAAATTGACGAAAAATCAGTCAAGTGCTTAATGACAGATAATAATATGGAATACAACCTTGATGAGATTTAATTTTGCTCTGAAAAATTTACATGATAAGAGTTAGTCACTTCACTTAACGAGATATTTATGGAGTACAAAAGGCTTTCGTACACATTAGAGGAAGTCAATGCAGGAAACAAGTATATGACAGACAAGTCTGGCATCTCAAGTTGTGAGCATCTTGATGAGCTAGATAGTCTTAAGACCAAAGTTACTATGATAATGACTAAAGATGATATATGTGATCTTAATTTCAAgtaataatttttgaaaaccAAAGGTTGAACAATTTGGTCAGCACTTTGaaaaagttttatgttgcacTTGAAAAGTTGCATGGAGGTCAAAAGTAAGTCAGGGACAGATCATGTTTAGGCTTTGACAATAATGATTGTAGTTCTTCTCAGTTGTGTCTGGAGAAAAGAAAATCTAAATTCATAGATTTTTCCAAATCAAGCACCATATATGAACATTTAGAAACTGACATTAAAATCAATCAACTTTTTCGTCAGAATAACAAAAGAATGCATCGTGGACTTAGATATTTAGAACATGTACTTCTAAGTCAGGATAGCTCAAAAACAGATTCAACATGGATGGTTATGGTCCTCATTCCAAATTGAGCTGCTTTGATAAGAGTCATATCGGACAGTATTCTATGAAGGTCAAACATAATAATTACTACGATTGCAAACTAGTTCAGAATAGATACATGTTAACTGATCGCAGCTCATCACGCCTCGTGGAGCCCGAGTTCGAGTGCGTTCTGAAGAAAAAGAAGCTTCGCCCGAGGTAGCCATGGTAGCTCACAACAAGCAAAAACTCTTCAGAATGGAAGGTCTAAGAAAATTTATATTAAGCACACACCGCACAGCTCTAGTAAGATTTCAGCACAATCACACCCATTATTGGAGACACGCAATAGAAGATCTGTCAGAATAATTCAGGTGTAGGTCTCAAAAGAACTAATATGTTTTGGACCCAAAGAGTTGTGGGTATCAAAATCATTATTAATATGAGATTGTAGGTAAAACAGGTCGAGCTGTTGAAGAAATCAACCTCATACTTGGACAATGGATGTTCAAAACACATGACAGTAAATGATAAATTTTTGTCTGAAGTTATAAATATCAAGGTCCCatatttacttttaaagattATTCGAAAGGTAAAACAATGAGTAATGATAATATTATTCATTATAATATTGTTATTAAATATGTACTTTTAATTAAAATGtatgttataattttattaGCATAAGTCGGTTACATGATAATGAATATGTTGTAAAATTTCACTAACACACTTGCACTGTTAAGATTTCAATTGGTAAAATTATGTTGATAAGTAATAGAACAGGTAACACATATAAAATTATACGGTCTGTCAAACAACCATCTGATCTGATATGATTTTTTGTTGTTAATGCTCACAAAAACTAGATTGTAACACAAAAGGATAAATCATTTTGAATTTCAAGACCATCGCTAACTTGAGTAAGAACAACTTAGTACTCGGTCTGCCCAATATTGACTTCTCGAAAGACAAGATATGTTCAGGATGTCAGATAGAAAAGCAAGTTACACAGACCTTCaataacaaaatatataatGCATCAGCTCGATGCTTGGAATTACTTCATATGGAATTGTTTGGTCCTATACCGATGATGAACTTAGGGGAAATGAAATACATCTTGGTAATTATAGATTATTTCTCAATATTTACGTGGGTCATATTCTTGAAGTCCAAAGACAATATCAGTTCTCAATTGAAAAAATCCTAAAGTGTCTACAAAATGAAAAGACCTTAGTGGTTGACAGGATCAGAACTAATCGAGGAATTGAGTTGAGCAACATGTTCATTGCAACTTATCTAGAAAACAATAGAATCAAACATAAGTTCGCAGATGCCAAATCACCAAAGCAGAACTGTGTTGCTGAGACATGAAACAGAACACTAAAGAAAGCAGCACGAACCATGTTAGCTGACTCTGGGATCTCACGGAATTTTTGGGTTGAAGCTGTAAACACCGTCTATTATACTCATGACAGATTGATGATCAACAAAAGGCATGAAAAAACACCTTAAAAGATCTAGAATGAAAATCAACCAGAAATATCATATTTCTGGGTATTTGGTTGTAAGTGTTTTATTcagaataataaaaaaaatcatttaattgtCTTTGATGTAAATCAGATACTGgaatattttatgatattattttattagtaAAGCCTATTGTGTATTTAATACTAGAACTCTAGTTGTTGAAGAATCAATTTATATAGTCTTTGATTCATCTTTTTATTATTCTTAATGCACATGATGCACATTTAAATGATCTTAAAAATAGATTGGAAAACATTAATCTTCAATCTGAAAGTGATGAGGAGTCTCAGATCAGAAGAACATATAATTTGCATTATTAGCCAGACATTTCCATCAATAGAGCTGAAGAGAACATTGAGTTGATACGAGAAGATCAAGGTGAACTAACAACATATCAAATTGAtcaaattcaaaatcaaactgAGCTTGTTTTTGAACAAGATGATCCGATCCAATAACAAAATACTCTTATTGTAGATCCAAATCCTCTTGGACCATGCTATCGGTGGGGTAAAAATCATCAACTTGAACTGGTTATAGGTGACCCTTATGCTTCTTTAAGAACTAGAAAACATATTATTGACGAATTTTTCATGCCGCTTTCGTTTCTCGATTAAAACCTAATAAGACTGATGAAGCACTAATTTACTCAAATCGGATAAATTTATGCAATAACAATTAAATCAATTTGATAGAAATAAAGTTTGACATTTAGTTCCTAGACCATAAGATCAATCAGTTATAGGTATCAGATGGGATTTCATAAACAAATTACACGAAAATGGTATTGTTATTAGAAACAATGCTAGAATAGCCGCACAAGGTTATATAAGCAAGAAGatgtaatatatttttatgaatCATTTTCACCTGTAGCCAGATTAGAAACTATTAGGATATTCCTTGTTTATGTTGCATCTAAAGAATTCAAAGTGTACCAAATGGATGTTAAGAGTGCTTTCATAAATGGATCATTACAGGAAGATATATATGTAGAATAACCTCCTGATTTGTGAATCCAGTATTATTTGATTATTTCTTTAAACTAGATAAAGTTTTGTAAGGTTTGAGACAAACTCTTAGAGCTTGGAATGAAACTTTGTCTAAATTTCttgttaattataattttacaaTCGACATAGTTGatagaattttatttaaattcgtTCAAAGAGATCACGCTTTGTTAGttcaaatatatgttgatgatattatatttgggtcaaatAGCCCTAAactatgcaaaaaaaaaaaaaaaaaaatctctttGATGATGCAAGACATATTTGAGATGAGTGTAATGGGTGAGCTGACGTTCTGCCTCGGATTTCAAGTTAGACAGCTTGATAGTCGAATTTTCATCAATCAAGATAAATATTCCAAAGAACTTCTCAAGAAGTTTGTAAAAGATAATTGCTCAGCAATTTCAACACCTTTGAGCTCTCAATTAAGCTGAACAAGGATGAAAGTGGACCATCAGTTGATATGTCATTATACAGAGGATTGATTAGTTTGTTGTTGTATTTAATTGCTAGCAGGCTGATCATCATGTTTGCTATATGCATCAGTGCTAGGTTCCAGACAAATCTTAAACAATCACATTATATTGTTACCAAATGAATCGTGAAATATCATAAGGGTACTTAAAAAGTTGGACTCTGGAATCCAAAAAATTCAAGTTTCAATTTAATTGGTTATTATGATTCAAATTACGCAGGTTGTAAAATAGACATGAAAATCACAAGTGAAACCTATCAATTTGTACGAGATAGATTGATCTCTTTGTTTATCAAGAATCAAACCTTGATAGCTACCTCAATATCTGAGGCAGGATACCTAGCTTCTAGTAGTTGTGCTCAACTTCTATGGATTCAACAACAACTCAAAGACTATGGTGTTCAAGATGATGAATCTTCAATATTCTGTGACTACACAAGTGCTATAACGACCACGTATAATCTCATGTtgcactcaaggaccaagcacattGACACCAGATATCATTTCATAAGataccatgtcatgaagaaagATATCAGATTAGAGCATGTTTCAACATATCATCAAGTTGTTGATATCTTCACCAAGATATTACCAAAGACTAAGTTTtcctattttaaaaatattcaaagacttgttgatttaaattaatattacaTGTTCTTTGGGGAAATTTTCAGATAAGATGGTAAGACATCAGTCGGATCTATAACCTTTAACTGACTGAAAGCTAAAGCTTGTGATTAATTCGATCATATCATATAGCTCTTAACTGTtgacatttatccaatataaaTATGATAACAACAGTCAATTATCAAGTTTATTATTGTATTTAATTTTGTCACACTTTTATTTACCGCCTTAATTGTATGGTTTCTATCTTTTCGAGGGCATAATTGTTTTGTTTTATGTTATAAAATTAAGAGtaaaaagtatttttatacaCGAATTTTTAAATCcagttattatttttaaattatgtagatgtacatttttattttcattttattgattaataattttttaaagggtatatttatgtaaaaatgatATTACGATAAATAAGTATCATAATTATATttgttaattaatatataaaaaaataaataacattatttttatttatcgataattaattaataaaattacgactaaataaataaatcatatataacactaaatataataaaataaatatccaCAACTGAAGCTCAGCCGTATTGTAGTCGGACGATCGAAACAACCTTAATCACCATTTAAATTTATAGAAATATGGTATTGATtcgttaaaaaatttataaaattgctCAAATGAAAGTTTTATATAATGAGAAAAAAATCTCCTGGAAAAAACATTTGGTTTAGACATTTCCGATAAACTTCGTTGTTTTTCAActtgtattttaatttagatatgaaatatatattttatcacatatttatgaatattttttaccgtaattttattaatatataattataatattagaaTATAGATAGAgaaaaatacattattttattatttatttataaatattgtcaaaatatataattattgattttttttattagttaTAATGGCAaagtttttataaaaatgtatgataattatttattataatataataaaaagatGTAAAGGGAtcttgtttatttttatttttatttttatttttatttattgggaAGAGGGGGTTCCTATTTTGGTTACCAATAACTTGGGAATAATGTTTACCTTAACCAATCGTCCAATACTcattttcaaatataaaaaaaaaaaacgacagCATTACATCAATACTAAGAGAAAAAACgactaaaattataataatataaaaaataaagacAACATATTAAGACTAAAACTTGATGACATAAGAtaccaaaattttaatttctggACGGAATTGCTAACCCAGTCGACTAAAAATAACTATTGGAATTTCACCAAAATATCAAAATCGGGATCATACATGTGTATTGAACAAATAAACGACCTAAACTGATTTCgcaaaagcaaaaacttgtgtgagacggtctcacgggtcaaattttgtgagacggatctttatatggataatccatgaaatagtattgctttttatgctaagagtactactttttatggtgaatatgagtagggttgacccgtctcacagattgagatccgtgagacggtctcacatgagacctactctttggCAAATGCTTCGAGATACCTGGACAGCAACTAACGTATGCATCAAatattgatccttgaaagtacTACTTGTAAGAAATTTCACAATAGCGCCAGATTCGCGTTCTGTATCATCTTATTTTGGTCCAACTTGATGTTTTATATACGGCATGACCAATTCAATATACATTGTTATAATCTAAAATTTCATGGAAACCTTTGTTCTACTATtgatttttttagatttttgtCGGGCGAAAATGAAAACTAATAAGGAGAAAAAAGAAGAAGTAGCTGGATAATTAAATCGGGATAGACTCTTTAGGGATCATGTGAGTCATACATTaattttttggcaaaaacttgtgtgagacgatttcacaggttgtattttgtgagacatatatcttatttgggtcatccatgaaaaattattactttttatgataagagtacttactttttattgtgaatattagtaGAGTTAACATGTTTAACAGATCGTGatactgtctcacaagagacctactcttagtTTTTTATGTAATGTATCCGCTAAAAAATGTGAGACTGatccttaaaattttaaactattCGAGACCAGGTTTGTAGCTCAGTTAGTTTCACCCAATATCCTTGATCTAGTTCGAATCTCCTCTCTCCTCTCTCCCTTTTatactaaaaaaaatatcataaactATTCTACATGCGCTTTGACACTCCAATTTAAAAACAAACGAAAAGaataatcaaaataatattaaaatgtaGGAACTAGGGATGTTGACTATCGAACTAAATCATGAAGTAGGCTATaatatttaacttttaaaaaaaatgactcCAATATTATTAGAGATGTGCTTAGCTATAGCATTGTATAAAATGCTATATGTATGGTGAAGTGGCATACTGTAGGAGCCATTTCTTAATCTACAAGAGTCTACAAGACCCACTTGTGAAGGTGGATTAATGAGTCAAGTAATCTTAATAACGTCACGTTTTGAAAAAGGGAGATTATAATACTTCTATCTTAGAACGATTTAAAAtagatgtttttttttattacaacacACGCGGGAGGGGAGATCGAACCCGGAGAGAGGACCCAGCTAGTCTGGCGAGGTGAGACCACTCGGCTACAAGTCCTGGTTTCTAAAAAATAGATGTTTAAAATGAATTATAAGGATCTCAATTGACTCctataataattttttgggGAAATTGCATATACTACCCCCGTGATATCCCGAGTTGGCGTAAATCCCCTCATGAAAAATTTATCATCTTAAAACTACCTGTGTTTTTAAATGGCCAGCTCACGCATGCCTACCATGCTTttagtcaaacaaaattttttattgtCCAAAATGTCCCTGCTTAAATAATAAGCTAaattatttcattttcattCTTGCTGGATTGGAATCCGATGAAGCTTTTGCCCTAACCTTCTCGAAACCAAGCGTTGGAGCTGGGCGATGATATCCTTTGTAAGTTAATGTTTTTTATTTACAGTTTATAGACATCATGGAATCAACAGTTAGGATTGAGTTGTGGCATGGTGGGAAATTTGATGAGCAGCACAAAAACTTCTACAGAGGTGGTAAGAAATTTGTGACTCCGGATGTTGATCTTGATAGGTTTTGCctcgatgacttgtttgataTGTTAAAAGCGGCTGGAGGACAACAAATGAATGTGCATTTTTTCTTTCAATTGCCGAAAAATGCATTTACCACTGAAATGGTGAAGATTGTTGGTGATGCAGAGATCCGTACGATGTGTAATTGCTTTAGGAATCTTAGTGTTATAACATTGTGGTCAGTTGAGAATAATTTCACCCCACTGAAAGATGCAATTATTGGTGTTGGATGTAATCCTAGTGATGATACAGAGGCTGGACCACAAGTAATGAATGCAACTGATGATAATGAAGGGGGGACAAGTGAGTCATTTGGGAGTGACCCGATAGATGATAATGATATTGGACTTGATGATGTTTCAATTGGAGATGATGAAGACTCATTAGATGGTAGCTTTCATGAATCTGATGAGGATGTTGATTCAGACTCTTCTACAGAGAATGATGCAGGAGATGATACAAGAAGAAGCCAACCGAAGCCACATAATGAAAAGACCACAGAGTGTTGGTATAGCGACATTGAGTTAGAGGATGAACTTATTAGTTTGGCAagttctgatgatgatgattctTATccaaaacatcatgtattctcTGAGAGAATGAACATGAAAACGTTTGAACTGGTAGTGGGCATGAAATTCAAAGATGTGCATGAATTTAGAAGTGTTCTTGTTGATTGGACTGTGAGATCTGGGGTGGAGCTAGTATTTCAAAAGAATGAGAAAAGAAGGATTACTACAGTGTGCAAGTATGGATGTGAATGGAGATTGCATGCCAGTTTGGTAATGGGAGGGCCAACATTTCAGATAAAAACCCTTACTGGAAAACATACATGTGTTAGGGCCAGTAGCAACAAGTTGGCAACGTATAAATATTTGTCTAAAAGGATTGAAATGATTGTGTGCGAGAATCCTACAATTCCAGTGGAGAAGATTAAAAGACTTATCAGAAGAAAATGTAATGTAGATGTGAGCAAATATAAAGCATACAGGCCCAAGAAAGCTGCTCTAGAAAAAATTAAAGGAAAGTATGAAGATCAATATCTTAAACTTTGGGATTACTGTGAGACTGTTAGGAAATATAACCCAGGTAGCAAGATTTTGGTGAAAAGGGATCACTCATATTTTGTGCCTACATTTCAAAGAATGTATTTTAGTCTTCAAGCATTGAAGTGTGGGTTTTTAGCTGGTTGTCGACCTGTTATAGGTCTTGATGGATGTTTCTTGAAAACAAATTACGGTGGACAACTTCTAGTAGCTATTGGCAGAGATGGAAATGAAAATGTTTTCCCAATAGCAATGGCAGTGGTGCAAGTGGAGAATTTTGATAATTGGAGATGGTTCATTAGTGAGTTGTTGGAAGACATCGGATTCGAGAGATGGACATTCATCGGTGACAGACAAAAGGGGCTGTTAGAGACGCTTAATGAGCTTGCACCAGAGTGTGAACATAGATTTTGTGTACCTCATTTGTACCAAAATTTTGCAAGAAAGCATCCTGGTTTAGAATTGAAAGGAATGTTGTGGGCAGCCGCAAGTACAACAAACAAGAATGAGTTTGCTATGTGGATGAAAAGAATAGAAGCAGCTGATAGAAAGACTTCTCCAAATTATGAGACTGCAGCTGAATGGTTGAACAAAATCCCACCTGCTCATTGGGCCAGGTCTCATTTccttttttcttcattttccgTGTTATTGTTAATAACATGACTGAATCTTTTAATAGCTATATTTTGGAGGCAAGAGATATGCCCATAATCTCTATGTTTGAATGGATTAGAACCAAATTAATGACAAGAATTCAGGTGAAGAGGGAGGGAATAGAGAAGTACGGGGGTGAGATTTGTCCTAACATTGTTAAAACATTGAATGAGAACGAACAAAAGAGCAGAAATTGTGCTGTTTTCTTTTGTGGAATGATGGAGTATCAGATTCAGACTCCAAATGGACAAAATATTGTTGATTTAGCAAAAAAAGAATGCAGTTGTGGGAGGTTTCAACTGTGTGGATATCCTTGTGC is drawn from Primulina eburnea isolate SZY01 chromosome 10, ASM2296580v1, whole genome shotgun sequence and contains these coding sequences:
- the LOC140803861 gene encoding uncharacterized protein, whose amino-acid sequence is MIVCENPTIPVEKIKRLIRRKCNVDVSKYKAYRPKKAALEKIKGKYEDQYLKLWDYCETVRKYNPGSKILVKRDHSYFVPTFQRMYFSLQALKCGFLAGCRPVIGLDGCFLKTNYGGQLLVAIGRDGNENVFPIAMAVVQVENFDNWRWFISELLEDIGFERWTFIGDRQKGLLETLNELAPECEHRFCVPHLYQNFARKHPGLELKGMLWAAASTTNKNEFAMWMKRIEAADRKTSPNYETAAEWLNKIPPAHWARSHFLFSSFSVLLLIT